The sequence GTTCCGCTTCCGCTGGCTTTGGGGTGTTGTCTGTTAATGCGCTGTATCGCCCTTCAGACAAATGGTTACTCAGTCTCGGCATCGATAACCTGCTGGATAAAACCTATCAGGAGTACCTGAGCAAAACGGCAGCATCTGTTCCCGGTTTTGTTGCCGATGATCGCATCAGTGAGCCGGGGCGTACTGCCTGGGCGAAACTGGATTACCGTTTCTGAATACTCAGGGTTGTGGCTTTGCCAGATGAAGGCTCTGTCCAATTTGAAGAGTAATAAAGTCGTCGCCGAGCCCGGCTTCAGTGGCCGCCTGTTGCAGTCGCTGCGCCGGTTCAAATAAGGGCTCGGCACTAAGCTGGAAGGTAGACCAGTGCATACCGATACTTTTCCTGCTGCCCAGTTCCTGATGCAGCGTTACCGCTTCTTCAGGATTAACATGGTACTCACGCATAAAATCCCTTGGCGAATAGGCCCCAATGGGGATTAAAGCCAGATCAAAGGGGCCATACTGTTCACCGATTTGCTTAAAATCCACGGCGTTATATCCGGTGTCACCGCCAAACCAGAATTTAAATCCGTCAATTTCCACCACCCAGCTTGCCCACAGCGTATGGCGGCGATCAAACAGACTACGCGCCGACCAGTGCTGCGAAGGCGTTGCGGTAATGCGCAGCTCGCCTGTCTCACGCTGTTGCCACCAGTCATAGCTTTGAGTCTGATAGTTGCGCTTATCCAGTTGCTTAAACCAGTTATCGACGCCCAGTGGAACATGATACTGCACCGTATCCGGTAAGGCCGTTACCGTATATTCATCCAGATGATCATAATGATTATGGGAAATCAGCACATGATGAATATCAGGTAGATCTGATAGTCTGTAAGGCATAGGCGCAAGACGTTTCGGGCCCCGCAAAGCTCAGTGGTGAAGCCCGCTCAGAAAAGATCGGGTCGGTCAGCAGGTTTATGCCGTTGTAACTGATCAGAAAAGTGGAATGACCCAACCAGGTGACTCTGGGTTGTTCAGGGGCCTGTGTCAGATCCTCCAACGTATCGGCTACCGCTATCCGGTGTGCCTCACTTTGCTGATCGGCAAAGGGTACCTCACCAAAATATTTGGTCCAGGCGAAAGCAAATACGGTTTTTTCCGGATCTTCTATATGGGGGTTCTGATAAACCTCCCCTGCCCTGGCGACCACTTCACTGACCCGGCCTTCAGACTGAACGGTACAGCCGGGCAGCAATAAGCTGACCAGGAGCACTGGGAAGATCAATCTCAGCATAAAGCGCCTTTACCGGGAATTAACGTTATTATGACTTTACGCCACAACCAGGCTTTAGATCATGTCCCATAACAAACTTATTCCCCTTGCATAATATCCATAGCCGTTGCAGTTAAGGCTTCAGCGGCGGTGGCAATTACTTTGTCTGCCTGTGGCGCCCACAACGGGCTATGCAGTGAAGGCAACTTGGTGCCCTGCTCCTGAGCTTGCTGCCATTTATCTTCTGGCACACCACCCACCCAGATAATCATGCTGTTGATGCTGGTATCAGCGCGATAATAACGGCCAAAGTCTTCTCCTGCCATCACAGGCGGGGCCTGCACCACTCTGTCACCGCCAAATCTGGCGGTAAAGCGCTCGGCCATTTTGCGGGTAAACTCCGGGCTGTTGTAAGTAGAAGGGGTATATTCGTCTTTAATATGTACCTCTGGCATCAGCTCCTGTGGCATGCCGGCGGCAATAGCCTCACCTTTGGCGATACGGGCAATGCCGTCGAGCAGCATCTGACGTGTTTCATCGGAATAACTGCGCACGGTCAGCAACAATCTGGCTTCATCGGAAATAATATTATGCTTGGAGCCTGACTGAAAACTGCCGACCGTTACCACCGCCGGGTTCTGTGGATCCAGCTCCCGGCTGACCAGGGTCTGCAGTGCACCCACAATACGACTGCCCAGTACGATAGGATCTTTGGTGGCATGGGGATAAGCACCGTGGCCGCCAACGCCTTTAACGATAATATCCACGCTGTCGACATTGGCCAGTGTATAACCCGGGGTATAGCCAATTACCCCAGCCGGTAATGAGGCGGAGTTATGAAAGGCCAGCACATAATCGGGCCTGGGGAAACGCTCATACAAACCATCATTAAGCATATCTTTGGCGCCCCGACCGCGCTCCTCTGAGGGCTGCAGGATCATAACCAGTGTGCCTGACCAGTTCTTTTCCTGAGCGACCAGCGCACGAGCTGTACCCAGCCAGCCGGCCATATGCGTGTCATGGCCACAGGCATGCATTACCGGACTTTCGATGCCGTCTTCTGTGGTGGCGACCACTTCTGAGGCATAGGGTAAACCGGTTTTCTCCTCAACGGGTAAGGCATCCATATCGGCACGGATCATCACCACCGGCCAAGGCCGTTTTTCATCAACGCCACCACACCATGACCGCCCACGTTTTCGGTTACCTCAAAGCCCAGCTCACGGGCTTTTTCCGCCAGCATCGCCGCACTCTGCTCTTCATCACCGCTTAGTTCGGGATACTGATGCAGATGTTTGTAGGTTTCCATCAACAGCGGTAAATCCTGCTGTATCTTATCCCGCAATGTGTTGTCAGCAGCCGCCTCGGCATTAACTGGCAGGGTAAGCACAGAAAAACAAAAGGGAACCAGCAGAGCAGTTTTCAGGGCATTCATGGTGTAATCCTTAATAAAAAAAGCACACAATCAGCCTACAGCGAATAACGCAGCTTGGCAAAGTGTGCCCGAATGACCCAAGCGTTATAGAAAAGCCAGACATTTCATCCGCCACAGATTGCACTGCTCTTAAGCCTGCGGCATAGTAAATTACAGAACGGAAGCGGATCCCCATAGCCCCGGCTCGATGGAGCGGTGCCATCTGAATTCATTCTACGCTGTTGAATCTGTCTGACAGCAAGGCTGCCACAGACTAAAGGCATAAAAGAGCCTGCCTTTGTGATGATTTTAGTTTAAGGATGCATTAATGAACGTAAAACTTTCCCGATTACAGAGCATTGTCATGATAACGCTGACGTTTGCCTGTCAGCTCAGCTTTGCCAACCCTGCTGGTTGTGATATTGAACAAATTAATGGTTTTGATGCAACCAAAGAGCACAAACCAGCTTATATAGAAGGGGTAAAGGCCAACCTTATTCGCTGTGCGGAATCGGGGCATGAAATGGCTGTTACCGGGCTTATGCTGAGTTATTTTCAGGGCAATCCAGCGCTAAATATTGAAAAAGACCATAACAACTTACTGAAATTCCTTGAGAGAATTGCTTCTGAAGGCAACATTTTTTCTCAGGATATGCTGGTTAGGTTTTACACAGATGATGATTTCCTCAAGCTAACAGACGTAACAGAGGCGAACGCCAGGTTTAAGGCCTATAAGTGGTATTACGCATCCTTAGCATCAAATCAGGAAAGTGTCCGAAAATTTAAAAAAATTAAATCCCTTGAAAGCAAAATGAACAGCAAGGAAATCTCTCGGGCAATTGCAGAAGCAGAAGCTATCTACCCAAAGAACTTCAGGAAAAATGGACATGGCGTTTACAACCATTTGGGCCATAAATATTTTGAGGGCAAAGTGGTCGAAAAGGATCTTAAAAAAGCACATGAATACTCTCTCAAAGCGGCAAATTACGGTAATGAATACGCCCAGTACAGGCTTGGAAAGCATTACACTCAGGGTACAGGTTATGTAGATGTGGATGGACCGCAAGGCATACGCTGGTATGAGAAATCCGCTGAGCAGGGGAATGCCTATGCGTTGTTTGATCTGGGAAAACTCTATTTGACGGGTTCCCATGTGGATCAGGATATACAAAAAGCCATTCGCTATATTGAAGCGGCCGGCGAAAAGGGTAACAGCGAGGCCAAGGTAATGCTGGGCGAGTTCTATGTTAATGGAACCCATGTTACCAAAGACGCCAAGCGGGCATTCGAATTATTTTTATCAGCTTCAAATACTCACAATAGCCGGGCCCAGTACTATCTGGGGCATTGTTTTAACTATGGAATCGGTGTCGAAAAAGACAGTACAACAGCTTATAGCTGGTATATGAAATCCGCCAACGCCGGGAATCCCGATGCCCAGTATTCAATGGCAGTGGCCAGGCAAAATGGCGTGGCTGAAGCGGGCATATCTCAATCCCTTTCCGAGGCGGTTAACTGGTATACCAACGCGTCTGCACAGGGGCATGGTAAGGCTCAGTTTAATCTCGGTATTCTTTACGCACAAGGTGGAGACGGGGTAGAGAAGAATCTGTATCAAGCCTACAAAGAAATATTACTGTCTCGTGTTAAGCATGAATACAAAGAAAAGACGCTGGCTTCTATCACCCAGCAAATGTCCCAATCGGAACTGGCAAAAGTTGGAGAGCTGCTGGAGTCTCTAAAGTAAGGAAAAGGAGTCCAACAGAGTCTCATCGGCCAGAAACACTGAACTAATATAAACCAATTCAGACAATCTGGCCTCGCTATGTCTTCCTGCCTGTACTATCAGAACAGGCAAGCTGCACTAACGAAGAGATACCAGCCTACTGATACAAGCCTGCCCGTGCGTTGATTTGCAGCTGACTCACCGCTAATGGGCGAACACTGCATACCACAAACGAATCCCCAGGATTGGTGCTAATTCAGGGGAAAGGTCAATGCGCCCTCATAAACTGCTTGACTTAAAGTCGACTTTAACTTGTATGCTCATTGAGTAAGTACCCCATTCCAGCATCGCGGGGGTGCCGACAAACCAATCAACCAAGTAAACAAGGATACAGATATGGATAGCGATTTTTGGCATCAAAAATGGGAACGGGGTGACATCGGCTTTCATGAGCAACAGGTCAACCCGGCATTAGTGGGGAACATGGAAAGCCTGAATCTGATAAAGGGCTCACGACTGTTTCTGCCTTTGTGTGGGAAAACACAGGATATAGCCTGGTTACTTGCACAGGGATATCGCGTTGTTGGTGCAGAGTTAAGTAAACGTGCGATAAACGAGCTATTTCAACAGCTGAATGTAACTCCCGATATTACTGAGGCAGGAGAACTGACGCGATACAGCGCCAATAACATAGATATCTGGGCCGGGGATATATTCAACCTCGGCGCCAATAGTCTTGGCGCTGTTGATGCTATTTATGACCGCGCGGCTTTGGTGGCATTACCTGAAGAAATGCGTCAACGCTATGCAATTCATCTTGATGCAATATGCCATAGCGTTCAACAGTTGCTGGTCACTTGTGAATACAATCAGCAATTACATGATGGCCCACCATTTTCGGTCAGTGAACAAGAACTGCAACGACTTTACGGCAACCAATATCAGTTGAATAGGCTGGCGCAAGATGACATTGCGGGCGGGTTCAAAGGCAAAGTCGCTGCGACAATCAGTGTTTGGCACTTACATCGGTAAAGTGAATAGACGCAGCGGATAAGGAATGGCTATTGTTATACGCCGTTGTCGGCCTTTTGTTTGGCGTTATGGCAGGTTATAAACACCAATTTATGCTTGTACCAAAGCGTGAAGTTGCACTAATCCCGTGAAAATAAAAAACCAGCTGTATCATTATAATTTATCCGGATCGGCCAGTTGCACTTCCTGCTGTTTGGCTGGCTTTTCGGGTACCAGTAGCGACGGGGAACCTTTTACTTTTTCGATCTGACGAAACACATCCCGCCAGCTTAAGATCCCCACCCACTGACGCTCGGCATTGACCACCGGCAGACAGGAGATGCGGTGGCGGTTAAACAAACGTACGGCCTGAAGCACTGATTCAGTATCCAGGATCACGATAAGTTCCCGGCTCATAATCTGCGATACCTTGCGTTTAAAGGCGGCCTGATCGTGTTCATTGGCCATGGGGGTGCCGATTCTCGGGCTTAAGTGCTTAAGCAGGTCGCGATCAGAGACGATGCCCAGCAAAGTTTTACCGCTGACCACCAGCAGATGATGAAAGCGGTGTTTTTCAAAAATCTGGTAAACCTTGCCCAGATTATCATCCACGCCAACCGTCACCACCTTAGTGGTCATAATTTTGCTGACTTTCATACCCCTTCCTTGCCTGAAAACGCCATATATCAACAGGATAATAGACCATGAGTCAGATTATCCTTTTTTATGCGGTTTTATCCAGTACCAACTCAGTAATACCAACAGACCAAAAAGGGAGTAGATAAGTATAAACACCCAGGCCGGTGCCTGATAATACAAAAGCTCTGACATCCAGTGGGCAATAAAAGCGCCGCTGTAGGTGACCTGCCCTGCCTGTTCGCGCAGCATCATCTCCCATTGGGTAAGCGGGCAGATTCTGCCAAGCCAGGCCTGTATCACCACAAAGCCAATGGCCAGAAGATGGGCAAAGCGAAAGCGTCGGTTCCTTACCCAGATCCAGCGCTGCCACTTGCCGATAAAAATCAGCAGCAAGCCCCCTACTACAAAAAGCACAAAGGCCAGATGCAGGCCAAGCAATAAATCTGCACCAAGGAGATAAAGCTGTTGTTGGTTCATATTTCAGGCATAGCAGCGAACTCCCACCGATACCAGTCAGTCTTCCTCTTCTGGTGACTGGCTCTCCAGCATTTTAGCACTGAGTTTTTTACTGCTTTGCACGCCCAGGCTCTTAAACTCTTCCACCCGGCGTACCAGATTACCGCGCCCTTCACTGAGCTTATTCATGGCGCCGTCGTATTTCTTTTGCACTGTTTGCAGGCTGTTACCCAACCCTTCGAGATCGTCCACAAAGCCGACAAATTTGTCGTACAGACGCGCGGCTTTTTCGGCGATCACCTTGGCGTTCTGATTCTGATACTCGTATTGCCAGATATTATTGATGGTACGCAGGGCCACCAGCAGGTTGGTGGGGCTGACCAGCATAATATTATTATCCAGCGCCAGTTTAATAAGGTCCGGGGCATTATCAATGGCCAGCAGAAAGGCGGCCTCCACCGGCACAAACATCAGCACATAGTCGAGGGTTTTTACCCCCTGCAGGTTCTGATAATCCTTGTTACCCAGCCCTTTGATATGATTGCGCAGCGAGCTGATATGCTCGTTTAAACAGCGGGCCCGAACCTCGTCATCCTGCTCATTAAAATAACGCTCGTAGGCCGCCAGTGACATCTTGGCGTCGATAATCACGTCCTTGTCCCCGGGCAGATGCACAATCACATCCGGCTTATAAGCCTTACCCTGCTCATCTTTATACTGGCCCTGAGTGTCGTATTCGTGGCCTTCGCGCAGCCCCGATTCGCTTAAGATCCGCTCCAGTACCACCTCACCCCAGTTGCCCTGTTGCTTGTTGTCGCCTTTAAGGGCTTTGGTCAGGGCGGCGGCTTCCTCGGTGATCTGAATATTCAGTTGCTTCAGACTTAAGATCTCGGTTTTCAGCGAGGCACGTTCCTGCCCCTCTTTCACATACTGATCCGTCACCTGCTTTTTAAAGCCTTCAATCTGGTCTTTTAAGGGCGTCAGCAGACTGTCCAGGCTCTGCTTACTGGCACTGGTAAAGTTTTCGGTCTTTTGCTGAAAAATCTTATTGGCCAGATTCTCAAACTGCTGTTTCAGGCTCTGTTCGGCATCTTTAAGCAGTTGCAGCTTGTCTTCGGCGGCCTTCTGCTCCTGCTCAAAACGGGCCTTTTGCGATTCCAGTTCGGTGCGCAGCCTGCCAAGCTCATCACTGGCCTGCTGCCACTTATCCTGCCACTGGCGGGACTGCTGATCCAGCTCCGGAATACGCTGCGCCTGCTGGCGGTATTGCCCCAGCTCGTTTTGCAGTTGCAGCTGCTGCTGATGCGTATCATCCAGCTTTTGATTCAGCTCGTCCACACTGGCATAGGCCTGATGCAGGCTGTGCTGATCCTGCTGATGTTGCTGATTCAGCCGGTCCAGCTCAGTTTGTAAGGCCTGGGTTTTAGCCTGCGCTTTACTGCTCATAATCCAGGCGCTGATCAGGCCACCGACGGCCAGCCCACCTGCGGCCATCGCCAGGTGCAATACTTCCAGTTCAGGGTTCATCAGCATCCTTAGCGGCTTAGCTCAGCTTCCAGCTCTTCGATTTTGGCTTTCCAGATAGCCGGGCCGGTTTGGTGGGCATTGGCCCCGGTGCTGTCTACGGCAACCGTTACCGGCATATCTTCCACTTCAAATTCGTAAATCGCCTCCATACCCAGATCTTCAAAGGCCACCACACGGGATTTTTTGATTGCCTTGGAAACCAGATAGGCCGCACCGCCCACTGCCATCAGGTACACGGCTTTGTGTCTGGCAATACTGTCTACGGTGGCCGGGCCGCGTTCGGCTTTACCGATCATGCCGATAAGACCGGTTTTCTCCAGCATCATATCGGTGAATTTATCCATCCTTGTGGCGGTGGTGGGGCCTGCAGGGCCAACCACTTCATCACCTACCGCATCAACCGGGCCGACGTAGTATATAAAGCGGTTGGTCAGATCCACGCCTTCAGGCAAGCCTTCACCGTTATCCAGCATGGTCTGAATGCGTTTGTGGGCGGCATCGCGGCCGGTCAGCATCTTGCCTGACAACAGCACGGTTTCACCCACTTTCCAGTCGAGAATATCTTCTTTGGTCACCGCATCCAGATTTACTCTGCGGGTGTTCTCGCCCACTTCCCAGGTGACTTTGGGCCAGTCTTCCAGCTTTGGTGCTTTAAGTTCAGACGGGCCGCTGCCATCGAGGGTAAAATGAGCGTGGCGGGTAGCCGCACAATTGGGGATCATGGCCACCGGCTTGGAAGCGGCATGGGTGGGCAGGGATTTGATTTTGACATCCACCACCGTGGTGAGTCCCCCTAAGCCCTGGGCACCAATACCCAGATCGTTAACCTTCTTAAAAATATCCAGGCGCAGTTTTTCTTCTGTGGTCTGAGCCCCGCGCTCCATCAGTTCCTGAATATCCACCGGATCCATCAGGCTCTCTTTGGCCAGTACTGCGGCTTTTTCAGCAGTGCCGCCGATACCTATTCCCAGCATACCCGGTGGGCACCAACCGGCCCCCATAGTCGGCAGGGTTTTTACCACCCACTCGGCAATATCATCAGAGGGGTTGAGCATCACCATCTTGGACTTGTTTTCACTGCCGCCGCCCTTGGCGGCAATCATCACTTCAATTTTATCGCCGGGCACCATATCGATATGAACCACTGCCGGTGTGTTGTCCTTGGTGTTTTTCCTCGTACCGGCGGGGTCTGCCACAATGGAGGCGCGCAATGGGTTGTCGGGGTTCAGATACGCCCTGCGGGTACCCTCATCCACCATTTCCTGTACCGTCATGTCGGTTTTATCCCAACTGACCTGCATACCGATTTTCACAAAGCAGGTAACAATACCGGTATCCTGACACAAAGGCCGTTTGCCCTCAGCTGACATCCGTGAATTGATCAGAATCTGTGCCATGGCATCTTTGGCGGCCTGGCTCTGCTCTTTTTCATAAGCCTGTTCGACGGCTTTGACATAATCCAGGGGGTGGTAATAGGAGATAAACTGCAATGCATCTTCGATGCTGTCGATAAAATCCTGCTGACGGATCTGTGTCATGCTGTGCCTCGTTGAATGGTCGTTCTTGTTTGTATATACCCAGGCTGTTTCAAGGTAGCCTGGCTATACCGGGTTGGCGTATCATACATCAAAGTATGCAGGTTCAGAAACGCTCTGAGCCGCGCTTCATTGTCTTTTTCAGGTAGTAATGTGAATAAAACTCCCCTTAGTCCACAGCTGGATCTGCCCCGTCTTTTCAGTCATTACAGTGCAAGGCCCTGGGCCATGTTACTGGACTCCGCCGGCACCACACACGTCAACGGCGAGTTTGACCTGATGCTGGCAGAGCCTCTGGCCTGGGTCATCACTAAAGGCGAAATCAGCGAGGTTCATCGCCATGACCAATGCATCAGCAGCGACGCCGATCCGCTGCAACTGGTTGAGCAACTGATCGCAGAATATTTTCCACAGCCTGAACAGGCAACTCTGAGCGACTTTCCCTTTAGTTGCGGTGCCGCCGGGTATTTTGCCTATGATTTAGGCCGACGTTTTGAGTCCCTACCGGTCACGGCAGAAGCAGATATTCAGGCCCCGGAGATGGCGGTAGGGATCTACAGCTGGGCCGTGGTCAAATCCCGCCAGAGTGGCGAAAGCTGGTTGCTGAGTCACCCAGACTACCCAGCTCCTGACGCCACGCTGCTTAGTCAGCAGGCCAGTCAGGCAGGCTCCAACAACCAGGCTTTCAGTCTGACCAGCCCCTGGCAGGCGAATATGACAGAAGATGAATACTGCCAGAAACTGCGCCGCATTCACGAATACCTGCTGGCCGGTGACTGTTATCAGGTCAATCTTGCCCAGCGTTTTACTGCAGGTTACAAGGGGGACGAGTGGCAGGCCTATCAGAAATTGCGCGAGGCCAATCAGGCGCCCTTCTCTGCCTTTATAAGGTTAGAAAACGCCTGTGTAATGAGCATTTCGCCGGAGCGGTTTTTATCAGTGCAGGATGGCAAAGTACAAACCAAGCCGATTAAAGGAACCCGGCCACGCAGCCTTGATCAAAAAGAAGACAAGGCCCTGGCCGAAGCGCTGGCCACCTCGGAGAAAGATCGTGCAGAAAACCTGATGATCGTCGACCTTCTGCGCAACGATATCAGCAAACATTGCCAAAGCGGCAGCGTAAAGGTACCGCAGTTGTTTGCAATAGAAAGTTTTCCGGCTGTGCACCATCTGGTGTCAACAGTAGAAGGCCGCCTGAAGAGTGATTCCAGCCCGCTGGATCTGTTACGTGGTGCCTTTCCCGGCGGCTCAATTACCGGCGCACCTAAAATACGCGCGATGGAAATTATTGAAGAACTGGAGCCGCACCGGCGCAGTATCTACTGTGGTAGCATAGGGTATCTGTCCGCCGATGGTCGTATGGATACCAGTATCTGTATCCGTACTCTGTTATGTGAAAATCACCAACTCCATTGCTGGGCCGGTGGTGGTATCGTACTGGACTCCGATGCCGGGATGGAATATCAGGAAACCCTCGATAAGGTAAATAAGATTTTGCCTGTGCTGTCGCAGCACAGATAAAGGACACTGAACTCATCAGAAGATGGATAAGACAGAGTTTTTACATCAATTTTATAATGTCAGACAGGTTTGCTACGAATCGGATTATCCGCTGAGTAAGCCGGGCTATCCGGCAGCCGTACTTATGCCCCTGATCAACAGAGAGCAGATGACCATGCTGTTTACCCGCCGTGCCAGCCATTTACGCCACCATGGCGGCCAGGTCAGTTTTCCCGGTGGTCGCATGGAAATAGAAGATAGCAATCTGCTGGAAGCGGCGTTAAGGGAAACCGAAGAAGAAATAGGCATCAACAGCGAACAGGTTGATATTATCGGCCAGTTGGGGCGCTATCGCACCATCAGCGGATTTGAGGTCACGCCCTATATCGGCATTATTGAGCCGCCCCTGAAACTGAAACGGGATCACAATGAGGTGGCGTCTATATTTGAGGTGCCGCTGAGTTACCTGATGGATAAGCGGAATCATCTGGTTCATTATGCCAATCGTAACGGCCAGCCCCACCCCATCTACTTTATTCACTGGCAGCAACAACATATCTGGGGGGCCACGGCGGCCTTTGTGCGTAATCTTTCTAATCATTTGGGTGAGTGAGCCCGTGAGTGAGGTGAGAGGCGTCAGGGGTGAGGAGGAGCTCAGAGTAGCCCGGATGTAGCGCAACGGAATCAGCCCCATGGCTTTTGAACAACAGTAAACTACAAACAGTGTCTACTTTTCTGGGGCATACCATCATTACCCCTTACTCCTCACCCCTCACCAATACAGATCACACATTTCTTTACACTCCATTAACTAATCTAATCTGTGTGATTACTTTTGTCTGTTTGTCAGTTGCTGCACAATTCGCCATCCTATAACAAATAGAAATGCATTAAGAGAACCCTATGATCAGCGTATTTGACATGTTCAGCATCGGCATCGGCCCCTCCAGTTCCCATACCGTAGGTCCAATGCGTGCCGCGAAGGCCTTTATTGAGGAACTTAAAAGCCGGGATCTGTTCGCACAAACCGACAGGGTCAAAGTGGAACTCTGTGGCTCCCTGGGACAAACAGGTAAAGGTCACGGCACCGGCAAAGCCGTTATTCTCGGCTTACTCGGCCATGATCCGGAAACCGTCGATGTGGACAGGGTTGAACAGATGCTCAGTGAAATTGAGCAAAGCCAGAAGCTTAATCTTAACGGCGAAAAGCTGATTAAGTTTCCCCGTGAAGGCGCCATTGTCTTTCATCGCCGCAAAACCCTTAAACTGCATTCCAATGGCCTGAGCTTTTTCGCCAAACAAGGGGATGAACTGCTTTTCAGTCAGACTTACTACTCCATAGGCGGCGGTTTTATTATCAAAGAAGAAGACTTTGAGGATGAAAAAGCCACCGCACTCAAACATGCTGAAAAGCCCGTGCCCTACCCTTTTGAAACCGCCGCGGAGTTACTGGGTCATTGTAAAGAAACAGGTATGCGCATCAGCACCCTGATGCTTAAAAATGAACAGGTTTTTCAGTCAGAGCAGGAAATCCGCGCCAAGCTCTGGCATATCTGGAAAGTCATGGATGCGTGTATCGAAAAAGGCAAACAGACCGAGGGGATCCTGCCGGGTGGTCTGAAAGTCAGACGCCGGGCACCGGATCTGTATCGTAAGCTGCAAAGTGAAAAAAGCGCCGATCCAATGGCGGCCATGGACTGGGTAAACCTGTTTGCCCTGGCAGTGAACGAAGAAAATGCCGCCGGCAGCAGAGTTGTAACCGCCCCCACAAACGGAGCGGCCGGAATTATCCCGGCAGTGCTGTGTTATTTCGATAAATTTGTGCGCCCTGTTGATGAGGATACTGCAGTACGCTACCTGCTGACTGCGGCAGCTATTGGCATTTTATACAAGAAGAATGCCTCGATTTCCGGTGCCGAAGTCGGCTGCCAGGGGGAAGTGGGCGTGGCCTGTTCCATGGCAGCAGGGGCCCTTGCAGAGATTATGGGCGGCAGTGTGAATTCGGTAGAAAATGCCGCCGAAATCGGCATGGAACATAACCTGGGTTTAACCTGCGATCCAGTAGGCGGCCTGGTACAGGTACCCTGTATCGAACGTAACGCCATGGGTGCGATCAAAGCCATTAACGCTGCCCGCCTGGCCCTGCGCGGCTCCGGTGAACACAAGGTGTCACTGGATAAGGTGATAAAAACCATGTGGGACACCGGCAACGATATGAAATCGAAGTACA comes from Lacimicrobium alkaliphilum and encodes:
- a CDS encoding MBL fold metallo-hydrolase, whose amino-acid sequence is MPYRLSDLPDIHHVLISHNHYDHLDEYTVTALPDTVQYHVPLGVDNWFKQLDKRNYQTQSYDWWQQRETGELRITATPSQHWSARSLFDRRHTLWASWVVEIDGFKFWFGGDTGYNAVDFKQIGEQYGPFDLALIPIGAYSPRDFMREYHVNPEEAVTLHQELGSRKSIGMHWSTFQLSAEPLFEPAQRLQQAATEAGLGDDFITLQIGQSLHLAKPQP
- a CDS encoding MBL fold metallo-hydrolase encodes the protein MLRLIFPVLLVSLLLPGCTVQSEGRVSEVVARAGEVYQNPHIEDPEKTVFAFAWTKYFGEVPFADQQSEAHRIAVADTLEDLTQAPEQPRVTWLGHSTFLISYNGINLLTDPIFSERASPLSFAGPETSCAYALQTIRST
- a CDS encoding tetratricopeptide repeat protein, with the translated sequence MNVKLSRLQSIVMITLTFACQLSFANPAGCDIEQINGFDATKEHKPAYIEGVKANLIRCAESGHEMAVTGLMLSYFQGNPALNIEKDHNNLLKFLERIASEGNIFSQDMLVRFYTDDDFLKLTDVTEANARFKAYKWYYASLASNQESVRKFKKIKSLESKMNSKEISRAIAEAEAIYPKNFRKNGHGVYNHLGHKYFEGKVVEKDLKKAHEYSLKAANYGNEYAQYRLGKHYTQGTGYVDVDGPQGIRWYEKSAEQGNAYALFDLGKLYLTGSHVDQDIQKAIRYIEAAGEKGNSEAKVMLGEFYVNGTHVTKDAKRAFELFLSASNTHNSRAQYYLGHCFNYGIGVEKDSTTAYSWYMKSANAGNPDAQYSMAVARQNGVAEAGISQSLSEAVNWYTNASAQGHGKAQFNLGILYAQGGDGVEKNLYQAYKEILLSRVKHEYKEKTLASITQQMSQSELAKVGELLESLK
- the tmpT gene encoding thiopurine S-methyltransferase — translated: MDSDFWHQKWERGDIGFHEQQVNPALVGNMESLNLIKGSRLFLPLCGKTQDIAWLLAQGYRVVGAELSKRAINELFQQLNVTPDITEAGELTRYSANNIDIWAGDIFNLGANSLGAVDAIYDRAALVALPEEMRQRYAIHLDAICHSVQQLLVTCEYNQQLHDGPPFSVSEQELQRLYGNQYQLNRLAQDDIAGGFKGKVAATISVWHLHR
- a CDS encoding CBS domain-containing protein; this translates as MKVSKIMTTKVVTVGVDDNLGKVYQIFEKHRFHHLLVVSGKTLLGIVSDRDLLKHLSPRIGTPMANEHDQAAFKRKVSQIMSRELIVILDTESVLQAVRLFNRHRISCLPVVNAERQWVGILSWRDVFRQIEKVKGSPSLLVPEKPAKQQEVQLADPDKL
- a CDS encoding DUF2784 domain-containing protein, with protein sequence MNQQQLYLLGADLLLGLHLAFVLFVVGGLLLIFIGKWQRWIWVRNRRFRFAHLLAIGFVVIQAWLGRICPLTQWEMMLREQAGQVTYSGAFIAHWMSELLYYQAPAWVFILIYSLFGLLVLLSWYWIKPHKKG
- the rmuC gene encoding DNA recombination protein RmuC; its protein translation is MNPELEVLHLAMAAGGLAVGGLISAWIMSSKAQAKTQALQTELDRLNQQHQQDQHSLHQAYASVDELNQKLDDTHQQQLQLQNELGQYRQQAQRIPELDQQSRQWQDKWQQASDELGRLRTELESQKARFEQEQKAAEDKLQLLKDAEQSLKQQFENLANKIFQQKTENFTSASKQSLDSLLTPLKDQIEGFKKQVTDQYVKEGQERASLKTEILSLKQLNIQITEEAAALTKALKGDNKQQGNWGEVVLERILSESGLREGHEYDTQGQYKDEQGKAYKPDVIVHLPGDKDVIIDAKMSLAAYERYFNEQDDEVRARCLNEHISSLRNHIKGLGNKDYQNLQGVKTLDYVLMFVPVEAAFLLAIDNAPDLIKLALDNNIMLVSPTNLLVALRTINNIWQYEYQNQNAKVIAEKAARLYDKFVGFVDDLEGLGNSLQTVQKKYDGAMNKLSEGRGNLVRRVEEFKSLGVQSSKKLSAKMLESQSPEEED
- a CDS encoding fumarate hydratase, with protein sequence MTQIRQQDFIDSIEDALQFISYYHPLDYVKAVEQAYEKEQSQAAKDAMAQILINSRMSAEGKRPLCQDTGIVTCFVKIGMQVSWDKTDMTVQEMVDEGTRRAYLNPDNPLRASIVADPAGTRKNTKDNTPAVVHIDMVPGDKIEVMIAAKGGGSENKSKMVMLNPSDDIAEWVVKTLPTMGAGWCPPGMLGIGIGGTAEKAAVLAKESLMDPVDIQELMERGAQTTEEKLRLDIFKKVNDLGIGAQGLGGLTTVVDVKIKSLPTHAASKPVAMIPNCAATRHAHFTLDGSGPSELKAPKLEDWPKVTWEVGENTRRVNLDAVTKEDILDWKVGETVLLSGKMLTGRDAAHKRIQTMLDNGEGLPEGVDLTNRFIYYVGPVDAVGDEVVGPAGPTTATRMDKFTDMMLEKTGLIGMIGKAERGPATVDSIARHKAVYLMAVGGAAYLVSKAIKKSRVVAFEDLGMEAIYEFEVEDMPVTVAVDSTGANAHQTGPAIWKAKIEELEAELSR